The Theileria orientalis strain Shintoku DNA, chromosome 3, complete genome genome window below encodes:
- a CDS encoding DNA-directed RNA polymerase II produces the protein MSKQTSLINKPETADMVELAYGVKKVEWIPDTRFPLCGTFIVHLEDHTFGSLIRSKLSKDDRVTFVGYRIPHPLENKLEIRLRTKMDNPFTVVMSAISNLRSNISHLRKVYLVRLD, from the exons atgtcCAAACAAACTTCTTTAATTAATAAGCCTGAAACGGCTGATATGGTAGAACTGGCATATGGAGTCAAAAA GGTTGAATGGATTCCTGATACCAGATTCCCCTTATGTGGAACTTTCATTGTTCATTTGGAAGATCACACCTTTGGCTCGTTGATTCGATC TAAGTTAAGCAAGGACGATAGAGTTACCTTTGTCGGATATAGGATACCACATCCTCTTGAGAATAAGCTGGAGATTCGATTGAGGACTAAAATGGACAATCCCTTTACGGTTGTGATGAGTGCAATTTCTAACCTTCGGAGTAATATATCGCATTTGAGGAAGGTTTATCTCGTACGTCTTGACTAA
- a CDS encoding RNA polymerase II carboxyterminal domain phosphatase has translation MSKTTSLKQIKKSTSEVLTTIPEDSINDDSTNLKMNIGANSLKKQAQTTGNINKELNKSTTLIPKGETQLRSVDFLHTVGKQKTTTLVSKRKTLVLDLDETLIHSSFEPIENYSFTLPIMQDGVEKKIYVGKRPFVDEFLKTTSKIYDIVIFTAGLKSYADPVIDQLDVNKVCKRRFFRDSCIYFNGYYIKDLTIVTKSLKDVIIIDNSPACYCLNPNNAIPILSWFDDSNDIELFNLLPLLDHLSKADDVTKILSNLTKEGFEIDEQ, from the exons ATGTCTAAGACTACATCTttgaaacaaataaaaaaatctACAAGTGAGGTTTTAACCACAATTCCGGAAGATTCCATCAATGATGATTccacaaatttaaaaatgaatatcGGCGCCAATTCATTGAAAAAACAGGCTCAAACGACTGGAAATATCAACAAGGAGTTGAATAAATCAACAACTTTGATACCTAAGGGAGAAACACAATTAAGATCTGTCGATTTCCTGCACACTGTTGGGAAGCAAAAAACCACAACCCTAGTATCAAAG aGAAAAACACTAGTTCTTGATTTGGATGAAACCTTGATCCATTCATCTTTTGAGCCAATCGAAAACTACTCATTCACACTACCA ATAATGCAAGATGGTGTGGAGAAAAAGATATACGTGGGCAAAAGACCATTTGTCGACGAGTTTCTGAAGACAACATCTAAAATCTATGATATCGTGATATTTACTGCAGGGTTAAAATCTTACGCAGACCCAGTGATAGATCAACTAGATGTCAATAAGGTGTGTAAAAGGCGTTTCTTCAGGGACAGCTGCATTTACTTTAACGGATACTATATCAAAGATTTAACAATCGTAACAAAATCGTTAAAGGATgttataataattgataattCACCAGCTTGCTACTGCTTAAACCCGAACAACGCAATACCAATTCTGAGCTGGTTTGATGACTCTAATGATATAGAACTGTTCAATTTATTGCCACTACTGGATCATCTATCGAAAGCAGACGATGTGACCAAAATACTATCAAATTTAACCAAAGAAGGCTTCGAAATAGATGAACAATGA
- a CDS encoding ubiquitin-conjugating enzyme has product MDEVRIPRSFKLIDELERGQKGFVSDGVSFGLERADDISLTNWSCTILGYPGTNFENRIYCLSVICDNDYPDKPPKVRFLTKISLTGVDSKGTVLPDYFSTLKYWKRQLSIEAVLVDIRRQMSNHINRRLPQPEEEDTSSTDVINENDKESSKKEESKNEKEDSTNLKKVEEEHTENIDNKSKNEDHTGDVEDPGGNNEETESKEEDEEILSLFLNEINTIVNTSEKINNNDLDKLGKVEYDNKNINMDPNQICLRLTSQTFSTPYQVMQLKHDATDEEIKQRYYKLSLLIHPDKCQNDKAPQAFQVLKDAYNEMKKEDIREKYKEIYEDAKAVVYRRHKIKPDTTQLELYAAGMNIDLRKFDSEIEKECVSILNKQKERREYAEKCIQANIQYEKNIQSNLMDLEREKLNQQVEWDKTRDVRVNSWKQFQNKIDSNVVKINKFKPIVTKKENRDEYLLNNKSIILTQADRLNKRKKIVNTEGYKQNWK; this is encoded by the exons atggacGAG GTTAGAATCCCACGTAGCTTTAAACTTATTGACGAGTTAGAACGTGGCCAAAAGGGCTTTGTAAGTGATGGTGTGTCATTCGGATTGGAAAGAGCAGATGACATATCATTGACTAATTGGTCCTGTACAATCCTAGGATACCCAGGG ACAAATTTTGAAAATCGTATATATTGTTTATCAGTAATATGTGACAACGATTACCCAGATAAACCACCTAAAGTCAGATTCTTAACTAAAATCAGTTTAACGGGCGTGGATTCCAAAGGAACC GTATTGCCTGATTATTTCTCTACACTCAAGTACTGGAAGAGACAATTATCAATAGAAGCAGTGTTAGTTGATATACGACGCCAAATGTCCAACCACATTAATAGAAGATTACCGCAACCAGAAGAAG AAGATACAAGTAGTACAGACGTTATAAATGAGAATGACAAAGAAAGTagtaaaaaggaggaaagTAAGAATGAAAAAGAGGAttctacaaatttaaaaaaagtagaagaagaacatacagaaaatatagataataaaagtaaaaatgaagatCACACAGGGGATGTGGAAGACCCAGGAGGAAATAATGAAGAAACAGAGtcgaaagaagaagatgaggagATATTAAGCCTGTTTTTGAACgaaataaatacaatag taaacaCGAGtgaaaagataaataataacGATTTAGATAAGCTAGGGAAGGTGGAATACGATAACAAAAACATTAACATGGATCCAAATCAAATATGTTTAAGACTAACGTCGCAAACGTTCTCAACGCCATACCAAGTAATGCAACTGAAACATGACGCAACGGACGAAGAAATTAAACAAAGATACTACAAG ttgAGTCTGTTAATTCACCCGGATAAATGCCAAAACGATAAAGCACCTCAAGCATTCCAAG TGCTCAAGGACGCATACAATGAAATGAAAAAGGAGGACATAAGGGAAAAGTATAAGGAGATATACGAGGACGCAAAGGCAGTGGTGTACAGGCGGCACAAAATAAAGCCAGACACGACGCAACTag AGTTGTACGCAGCAGGAATGAACATCGACCTGAGGAAATTCGATAGTGAAATAGAAAAGGAGTGTGTAAGCATCCTAAATAAGCAGAAGGAGAGGAGAGAGTACGCGGAAAAGTGCATCCAGGCGAACATACAGTACGAAAAAAAC ATACAAAGTAACTTAATGGATTTGGAAAGAGAAAAGTTGAATCAGCAAGTGGAGTGGGACAAAACGAGAGATGTACGTGTGAATAGTTGGAAACAATTCCAG aataaaatagacTCGAATgttgtaaaaattaataagttTAAACCAATAGTGACAAAGAAAGAGAATAGAGACGAGTATCTATTGAATAATAAGTCGATAATATTGACACAAGCAGATagattaaataaaaggaaaaagaTAGTAAACACAGAAGGATATAAACAGAATtggaaataa
- a CDS encoding methyltransferase, translating into MAIRPEHLAPPEIYYGEEESRKYSANSRIREIQSQMSERALEMLLLPEDESSLILDIGCGTGISGEVISSFNNFWVGLDISEHMLHESLFNTNGSGDMILCDIGQGFNFRPNMFDGAISISVIQWLCISNDKSQEPYQRLTTFFKWLYKCLNYNARACLQFYPENAEQLEMILSVVNKCHFNGGLVVDNPDSVKAKKYYLCIWTGIGNVQYKLPESIVDEEGEEGEVEILKNVNNKRTKKKHKLNYKDRIIKKKQQQMNRGFQIRPDTKYTGRKRPTSF; encoded by the exons ATGGCAATTAGACCGGAGCATTTGGCTCCTCCGGAAATT TACTATGGCGAGGAGGAATCCCGTAAATACTCAGCAAATTCCCGAATTAGGGAAATCCAAAGCCAAATGTCGGAAAGAGCACTGGAGATGTTGCTGTTACCAGAA GATGAGTCGAGCTTAATTCTGGATATCGGATGCGGAACAGGCATAAGCGGCGAAGTAATATCGAGTTTTAACAACTTCTGGGTCGGCCTGGACATTAGCGAACACATGTTGC ACGAATCCTTATTTAATACCAACGGGAGCGGTGACATGATACTGTGCGATATTGGACAAGGGTTCAACTTTAGGCCGAACATGTTCGACGGAGCAATAAGTATCAGCGTTATCCAGTGGCTATGTATATCAAACGATAAGTCGCAAGAGCCATATCAAAGACTGACAACATTTTTCAA ATGGCTCTACAAATGTTTAAACTATAACGCGAGAGCATGCCTGCAGTTCTACCCAGAAAACGCAGAACAGTTGGAAATGATACTGTCAGTAGTTAATAAATGCCACTTTAACGGAGGATTGGTAGTGGATAATCCAGACTCAGTGAAGGCAAAAAA GTACTATCTGTGCATATGGACAGGAATTGGAAACGTACAATACAAGTTGCCAGAGTCTATAGTCGacgaggaaggagaagaaggggAAGTGGAAATACTTAAAAACGTAAACAACAAAAGAACTAAAAAGAAACACAAGTTAAACTATAAAGACAGAATcataaagaaaaaacaacagcagATGAACAGG GGGTTTCAAATAAGGCCGGATACGAAGTACACAGGAAGGAAAAGACCAACATCGTTTTAA
- a CDS encoding endonuclease: MAENHIFLLDQSFEVERSRLSIKVENCNIEYRPVTVDTESQTFDAELLGRIHELIEAKEPVIETSDVSLLAVEPVVERCDVGLVASEPVIERLEKGSLAEEPKAEKCDVGLVPAFPDVTMSDKETLTDENMKSKREVFTEVTDDIHYNSSPEDNPLLYEVDDDGYDLHGGRLSSLSSSEFEANDQGFSTLSDDDPRTILTWNVSGLQNSMSKRAVWEPFVQMLKQHDPDIVILQDVKLCSSKILGTAPRLYMRVFGGYVSSSYDQEVHDADLVIKLQKTIFKKYYCIHSLSAWRVAGQLVFIKNEFKYLKIRFNLSIKTNAKYHHPEGRCIIVQFKSFYLLSLLSPLQGWVNRSVEMRSRWDRELARFLDNSKSNLPRSLLYHIFNSEDKATIISGNLNCAPEDIDLSDPEKLRMEKSVVLHKQDEVGFPGSRDIDRIGYYLITKAGNLTDVYRHKHPYDGSEERKKNIKYTTLGTFDKTRCFVRTNLVLMSKNFLNNVKRCEIIGRTEDMDPSGWRHLPQLLKLEKRETTLV, encoded by the exons ATGGCAGAAAACCATATTTTTCTGTTGGACCAGTCCTTTGAAGTTGAGAGGTCCAGACTGTCCATTAAGGTAGAAAACTGCAACATAGAGTACAGGCCAGTCACCGTCGATACAGAGTCGCAGACTTTCGATGCTGAATTGCTAGGGAGAATCCACGAAtta ATTGAGGCCAAAGAACCTGTGATTGAAACCTCTGACGTTTCATTGCTTGCCGTAGAGCCTGTTGTTGAGAGGTGCGATGTCGGTTTGGTGGCTTCTGAGCCGGTCATAGAGAGGCTAGAAAAGGGCTCTCTGGCTGAGGAACCTAAGGCTGAAAAATGCGACGTCGGTCTCGTTCCGGCGTTCCCTGACGTGACCATGAGTGATAAGGAAACCCTAACTGATGAGAACATGAAATCGAAGCGAGAGGTTTTCACTGAGGTGACTGACGATATCCACTACAATTCAAGTCCTGAGGACAACCCGCTGCTTTATGAAGTTGACGATGATGGCTATGACCTGCACGGTGGACGCCTATCATCATTGTCGTCCTCTGAGTTCGAGGCTAACGATCAGGGGTTTTCCACTTTAAGCGACGACGATCCTCGGACAATCTTGACTTGGAACGTCTCGGGACTCCAGAACTCAATGTCCAAAAGGGCCGTGTGGGAGCCCTTCGTTCAAATGCTCAAACAGCACGACCCG GACATTGTTATACTGCAAGACGTCAAGCTGTGCTCGTCCAAGATTCTGGGCACTGCTCCCAGGTTATACATGAGGGTCTTCGGTGGCTACGTTTCCTCCTCCTATGACCAGGAAGTCCACGACGCAGACTTGGTGATTAAGTTGCAAAAGACGATTTTCAAGAAATACTATTGCATCCACTCACTTTCCGCCTGGAGAGTTGCAG GTCAATTGGTTTTCATCAAAAACGAGTTTAAG TACCTGAAGATACGATTTAACTTAAGCATAAAGACCAATGCCAAATATCACCACCCG GAGGGGCGTTGCATTATTGttcaatttaaaagtttCTACTTGCTTTCGCT ACTTTCCCCCTTGCAGGGGTGGGTTAACAGGTCTGTTGAGATGAGGAGCCGGTGGGACAGGGAGCTTGCCAGATTTCTCGACAATTCCAAGAGTAACTTGCCACGTTCACTTCTTTATCACATCTTTAATTCAGAGGACAAGGCTACTATAATTTCTGGGAACCTGAACTG TGCACCTGAGGACATTGACCTTTCTGACCCTGAGAAGCTAAGGATGGAGAAATCGGTTGTTTTACACAAACAG GATGAGGTTGGCTTTCCTGGTTCTAGGGACATTGACAGAATTGGCTACTACTTGATCACCAAAGCGGG CAATCTTACTGACGTTTATCGACACAAGCATCCTTACGACGGGTCTGAGGAGAGAAAGAAGAACATTAAATACACCACTTTAGGtacttt TGATAAGACTAGATGCTTCGTTCGCACTAACCTTGTG CTCATGTCTAAGAATTTCCTCAATAATGTGAAACGTTGTGAAATTATTGGCAGGACTGAGGACATG GACCCTTCTGGGTGGAGGCACTTACCACAGCTTCTTAAGTTGGAGAAAAGAGAGACGACTcttgtataa
- a CDS encoding uncharacterized protein (U3 small nucleolar RNA-associated protein 6 domain containing protein), which yields MADKVQKQLEDLVPDLQELLSQELFSLKEVKNIIERRRVFEFEIISPDPAVALDSYKKYIEYELELDKIIESRYRKMKKTNRLKGIDINGIIKEDISKGDSNYRGTSRKKLRVDVNNKRHIHRIFRRCLSRFISNTEMYNSYLSFCRQIKANRLFERVIMNGLSKNPNDENLWLILGSYVLKNRGIIASKNIIQRSLRIMPNNVNLILYLYQLEVKSLTEIAATYGEDKESIEESISKCHIIFEYGFENLKEEDAVKLYFSTLSIMNQLLNLKEHKDLLEELLEKINSKMKGRRIPIVRLYNHQINMLENMVSKSANRRLVGTSGSADDGTSASAKESEEEEDALLRMFGECYTDATTTRTAKDSSKGMLIPVLQFICNTIASKNTEDIEAKDNYTEIRIDVNPSTEVEERPVNELSDDMDGNGNELYIDGDKEYLIKNYCIIENVYYLCLLGRVPEYYDVKECKYTSNMANTEQLKKLEEVYANYMRRRREEVVKFALELSPEDVNEIYYHIKLLVQLAKLEDVEKSVGRKLQKKIKEMLEKLTTIRGLIRVSDELAQMILKLKVDFELKRRAYANFKSLALNHFKFFINSMFSSQLSVDEKIEVFLICYKHNEEYENLKIFLNKLENMEEFVKFTEGNSEHLDEKIYNELVAYMTDEMEAKVERMSTSEIEVSELIKEVSRLNGWIGNRNMEVSRENKQKISNLNRPKMQMNTAGYEFRRKCVESEPLSVKRDDLM from the exons atggCAGACAAGGTGCAAAAACAGTTAGAAGATCTTGTTCCGGATCTACAAGAGTTGTTATCGCAAGAGCTGTTCAGCCTGAAGGAAGTCAAGAACATAATCGAGAGAAGAAGAGTATTCGaatttgaaataataagCCCAGACCCAGCCGTAGCACTGGAttcatataaaaaatacatagaATACGAGTTGGAGctggataaaataatagaatcACGGTATCgcaaaatgaaaaaaacaaacagaCTGAAAGG aaTCGACATTAACggaataataaaagaagATATAAGTAAAGGTGACTCAAACTACAGAGGAACGAGTAGGAAGAAACTGAGAGTAGATGTGAACAATAAAAGGCACATACACAGAATATTTAGAAGATGCTTAAGCAGATTTATAAGCAACACAGAAATGTATAATTCATACTTGAGTTTCTGTAGGCAGATAAAAGCAAACAGGCTGTTCGAAAGGGTGATAATGAACGGACTGAGCAAAAACCCGAACGACGAGAACCTGTGGCTGATACTGGGCTCATACGTACTCAAAAACAGAGGAATAATAGCAtctaaaaacataatacaAAGATCGCTGAGAATAATGCCGAACAACGTTAACCTAATACTGTACCTGTATCAGCTGGAAGTTAAGTCGCTGACGGAGATAGCAGCCACGTACGGAGAAGACAAGGAAAGTATCGAGGAGAGCATAAGCAAGTGCCACATAATATTTGAGTACGGATTCGAAAAtttgaaggaggaggacgcAGTGAAGTTATACTTTAGCACACTCTCAATAATGAATcagctgctgaacctgaaggaaCATAAGGACCTGTTGGAGGAGCTTCTGGAAAAAATCAACAGTAAGATGAAAGGGAGAAGGATACCAATAGTAAGGCTATACAAtcatcaaataaatatgcTTGAGAATATGGTATCGAAGAGCGCAAACAGGAGGTTGGTGGGCACGAGTGGAAGTGCAGACGATGGCACATCGGCCAGTGCAAAGGAGtctgaggaggaggaagacgCGCTACTGAGAATGTTCGGTGAATGTTACACGGATGCCACAACTACCAGGACCGCAAAGGATTCCAGTAAAGGCATGCTGATACCAGTGTTGCAGTTTATATGTAACACGATCGCTAGTAAAAATACTGAAGACATAGAAGCTAAGGATAACTATACTGAAATTAGAATAGACGTAAATCCAAGTACAGAAGTGGAGGAAAGGCCTGTGAACGAGTTAAGTGATGACATGGACGGTAATGGCAATGAACTTTACATAGACGGAGATAAGGAGTAcctaataaaaaattactGCATCATAGAAAACGTGTACTACCTGTGTTTACTAGGAAGGGTACCTGAGTACTATGACGTTAAAGAGTGCAAGTACACGAGTAACATGGCAAACACTGAGCAgttgaagaagctggaagAAGTGTACGCAAATTACatgagaagaagaagggaGGAAGTAGTCAAGTTCGCATTGGAGTTGAGTCCGGAAGATGTAAACGAGATTTATTACCACATTAAGCTGTTGGTACAACTGGCGAAGCTAGAAGACGTTGAAAAGAGTGTCGGAAGAAAGCTGCAGAAAAAAATCAAAGAGATGCTGGAAAAGTTGACAACAATTAGAGGATTGATAAGAGTTAGCGATGAGTTGGCGCAGATGATATTGAAATTGAAAGTGGATTTTGAGTTGAAAAGGAGAGCGTATGcgaattttaaatcattagCTCtaaaccattttaaatttttcatCAATTCGATGTTTAGCTCTCAGCTGTCAGTAGATGAGAAGATAGAAGTGTTCCTGATATGTTATAAACACAATGAAGAATATGAAAaccttaaaatatttttaaataagttGGAAAACATGGAAGAGTTTGTGAAGTTTACAGAAGGAAATTCAGAGCACTTGGacgaaaaaatatataacgaACTTGTGGCATATATGACAGATGAGATGGAAGCTAAGGTGGAGAGAATGAGTACCAGTGAAATAGAAGTAAGTGAGTTGATAAAGGAAGTAAGCAGGCTCAATGGATGGATAGGAAATAGAAACATGGAAGTTAGCAGAGAAAATAAGCAAAAGATAAGTAACTTGAAC AGGCCTAAGATGCAAATGAACACCGCAGGGTATGAATTCAGGAGAAAGTGTGTGGAATCAGAACCATTGTCAGTGAAGAGGGACGACTTGATGTAA
- a CDS encoding putative RPC10 subunit of RNA polymerases I, II, and III gives MEGFNESDDMAEPITYICGECGNDVALQSTAAVRCRNCGSRILYKKRSYRELKSLAELLYSASEDRIVEEYEKFEFFKLKLDSLLSTITRYRIQLNDSQDKTIFGPKTLKTVNSLVSDYDKLYEAYEDHLYNIYTPIQHLYNEYKRNKEVELEPEKVQFKSIVEETKLNLKQIDEVKQKIKEVPREVDFANIKNEDLPSNTLFDKIVDIYKSEPCKDLETILTDIGNEHPDEFLKIVENLSNLFNEISRKPDEVNLRLLRINNEKLQEDFLKYFSSAKILRFAGFRIAQTHEISDHLQKLNIKCDDEYFLYLNEPDMFTSYNKWKDWLNKISFVSEHLKTFLLNYKRLRRSDADLKTLVSSSLR, from the exons atggAAGGCTTTAACGAAAGCGATGATATGGCTGAGCCTATAACTTATATATGCGGAG AGTGTGGTAATGATGTAGCTTTACAGTCCACTGCCGCCGTTCGTTGCAGAAACTGTGGATCCAGGATTTTGTACAAAAAACGTTCCTACAGag AGTTGAAATCCCTGGCTGAACTACTCTACTCAGCTTCGGAAGACAGAATAGTTGAAGAATATGAGAAGTTTGAGTTTTTTAAGCTCAAACTGGACTCGTTGCTTTCAACTATCACTCGCTACAGAATTCAACTCAACGATTCTCAAGATAAAACTATTTTTGGGCCTAAAACTCTTAAGACCGTCAAT TCACTAGTGTCAGATTACGATAAACTATATGAAGCTTACGAGGACCAcctgtacaatatttatacgCCGATTCAGCACCTATACAAC GAGTACAAAAGGAATAAGGAAGTAGAGCTGGAGCCGGAGAAGGTCCAGTTTAAGTCCATTGTCGAGGAGACGAAGTTGAATTTGAAACAAATCGACGAGGTTAAGCAGAAAATTAAGGAAGTCCCCAGGGAGGTGGACTTTGcaaacattaaaaacgaGGA CTTGCCGTCAAACACACTGTTCGACAAGATCGTGGATATCTACAAAAGTGAGCCCTGCAAGGACCTGGAAACCATTTTGACGGATATTGGCAATGAACACCCTGACgaatttttgaaaattgTGGAAAATCTGTCGAATTTGTTCAATGAAATCTCACGGAAGCCTGACGAGGTTAACTTGAGGCTGCTTAGGATAAACAATGAAAAGCTGCAGGAAGATTTTTTAAAGTACTTCAGCTCAGCTAAGATTCTTAGATTCGCTGGCTTTAGAATTGCCCAAACACACGAAATCAGCGACCATTTACAGAAAT tgaatattaaatgtgaCGAtgagtattttttatatcttAATGAGCCTGATATGTTCACCTCATACAACAAGTGGAAGGACTGgctaaataaaattagttttGTTTCGGAGCACCTAAAAACGttccttttaaattataagcGGTTGAGGAGGTCAGATGCCGACTTGAAAACCCTTGTTTCCTCATCTTTGCGCTAA
- a CDS encoding uncharacterized protein (SJCHGC00772 protein), which produces MTRKKNVKVQPEPEDDEFEVEDILDFKYVKGKPRYLIKWKGYPPEDNTWEPEENMTNISDFTKKMISLKKAYESLKLSKSRSTEGSQGNKRQKTQETKEYHTKGGKNKEMQTQLNASERESNEGGMTNGMLSTEKQTKEQKLREEGEESEGDKTQIKNGVNRERRKKVKTPEDPDLKELRVADFVLSDLKLGDLERGEELLETFTEEAVEVEDLLDYKPKFKKDYFLVRWKGDWEDSWEPRKNLLIVGELMNKMIDLKMSYMRIYGHTEMEDEEFVTIQSIRISGSATLSAVVVEMTKESEKRTVLPLQEVRQRWPQQLLDFLLSKLRLKT; this is translated from the exons ATGACcagaaaaaaaaatgttaaagTGCAACCAGAGCCAGAAGATGACGAATTCGAAGTGGAGGACATTTTGGACTTCAAATACGTCAAAGGAAAG cCGAGATATCTTATCAAATGGAAAGGATACCCTCCAGAAGACAACACATGGGAACCAGAG GAAAATATGACAAATATCTCGGATTTCACAAAGAAGATGATATCACTGAAGAAGGCATATGAATCGTTGAAACT ATCAAAGTCGAGAAGTACAGAAGGATCACAAGGAAACAAGAGGCAGAAAACACAGGAAACGAAGGAATATCACACGAaaggaggaaaaaataaggaaaTGCAAACACAATTAAACGC GTCGGAAAGAGAGTCGAACGAAGGTGGAATGACAAACGGAATGTTATCGACCGAAAAGCAAACAAAAGAACAAAAACtaagagaagaaggagaggaGTCAGAAGGAGATAAAACGCAGATAAAAAACGGAGTTAATAGAgaaaggaggaagaaggtgaagacGCCAGAAGACCCtgacctgaaggagctgagaGTAGCAGATTTTGTCCTCAGCGACCTGAAGCTAGGAGATCTGGAAAGAGgagaggagctgctggaaacATTCACAGAAGAAGCAGTGGAAgtggaggacctgctggactATAAACCgaagtttaaaaag GACTACTTCTTAGTAAGGTGGAAAGGAGACTGGGAAGATTCCTGGGAACCAAGAAAAAATCTACTCATAGTAGGAGAACtgatgaataaaatgatagACCTGAAGATGAGCTATATGAGAATATACGGACACACAGAAATGGAAGACGAAGAATTTGTAACAATCCAGTCAATAAGAATAAGCGGAAGCGCAACACTGTcagcagtagtagtggaAATGacaaa GGAGAGCGAAAAGAGAACAGTGTTACCACTGCAAGAAGTAAGGCAGAGATGGCCACAACAACTGTTGGATTTCCTGCTGTCCAAACTCAGACTTAAAACATGA